In the genome of Fulvivirga maritima, one region contains:
- a CDS encoding inositol monophosphatase family protein — protein sequence MTDLKTLIQPTKALVMEVGTFIREESKNFKLSDIEHKGFNDLVSYVDKEAEKKLVAGCKNILPEAGFITEEGTETERKEEFNWIIDPLDGTTNFTHGLPIFAISLALKQHGKIVMGFVYEINKDECFYSVKGEKAYCNDEEISVSPIGQLKDSLLATGFPYYNFEDMNKYLKILDELMQSTHGLRRMGSAAVDLAYVACGRFQGFFEYNLNAWDVAAGAFIVQQAGGKVTDFKGEDDYIFGREICATGKLNDSLLEVIRKHWDA from the coding sequence ATGACTGACTTAAAAACTCTAATCCAACCTACCAAGGCACTGGTAATGGAAGTGGGTACTTTCATTAGAGAAGAAAGTAAAAACTTCAAATTATCTGATATAGAACACAAAGGCTTCAATGATCTGGTATCATACGTAGATAAAGAGGCCGAGAAAAAATTAGTTGCTGGCTGTAAAAATATACTTCCAGAGGCCGGTTTCATTACAGAAGAAGGTACAGAAACAGAGAGAAAAGAAGAATTCAACTGGATAATTGATCCTCTTGATGGCACCACCAACTTCACGCACGGGTTGCCTATTTTCGCTATAAGCCTAGCTCTCAAGCAGCATGGCAAAATAGTAATGGGGTTCGTATATGAAATTAATAAAGACGAATGCTTTTATTCGGTAAAAGGAGAAAAGGCCTATTGTAATGATGAGGAGATTTCAGTTTCTCCCATAGGTCAGTTAAAAGACAGCCTGCTGGCAACAGGTTTCCCGTACTATAACTTTGAGGATATGAATAAGTACCTCAAAATACTAGACGAGCTTATGCAAAGCACGCATGGCTTACGCCGAATGGGAAGTGCTGCAGTAGACCTTGCTTATGTAGCCTGCGGTAGATTTCAGGGCTTTTTTGAATATAACCTGAATGCCTGGGACGTAGCTGCAGGGGCGTTTATAGTACAGCAGGCCGGTGGTAAAGTAACTGACTTTAAAGGAGAAGATGATTATATTTTTGGCAGAGAAATATGCGCCACAGGTAAGCTTAATGATAGCCTGCTAGAAGTAATCCGAAAACATTGGGATGCATAG
- a CDS encoding lipoprotein N-acyltransferase Lnb domain-containing protein has protein sequence MKKFLILILLLPTLCFAQKRTLSKYAEIRVLTCGPYQGELYSAFGHSAIRVHDPMKGYDMVYNYGIFDFDQPNFYLNFARGYLNYKLAVQEYRNFKYAYVYYNRFIHEQILNLDQEQKQKLFDYLQWNAKPENQYYYYDYFYNNCATKVRDALKATFKDDLQFDGSYISTDYTIRDLTHIYLEQQPWGELGIDICLGLPMDSVATPEMYMFLPDYIEQGFNHASIMKNGRLEPLVKKTIVTNKAQPQEDQASTITPLIVFGLLLLAGIIISVIGYRKDKGYFLFDVILFSVIGLVGWLLLILWVATDHHAAARNFNLLWAIPLHFPLALFLLKKNIPDFLRIYFQASCLVNLVLLITWAFLPQNIHYSLIPLIILLLGRSYYIQRYLSFERDEDESV, from the coding sequence ATGAAAAAGTTTTTAATACTTATATTACTCCTACCCACCTTATGCTTTGCGCAGAAACGCACGCTTTCTAAATATGCCGAAATAAGGGTACTCACCTGTGGCCCTTATCAAGGAGAATTATACTCCGCCTTCGGGCACAGTGCCATAAGAGTACATGATCCTATGAAAGGGTATGACATGGTGTATAATTATGGAATTTTTGATTTTGATCAACCCAATTTCTACCTCAACTTTGCCCGTGGATACCTCAACTATAAATTAGCAGTACAAGAGTATCGCAACTTTAAATATGCTTACGTCTATTACAATCGCTTTATTCATGAACAAATTTTAAATCTGGACCAAGAACAAAAGCAAAAGCTATTCGACTACCTCCAATGGAACGCTAAGCCTGAAAATCAGTATTACTACTATGATTATTTTTATAACAACTGTGCTACTAAAGTCAGGGATGCCTTAAAAGCTACTTTTAAAGATGATCTTCAATTTGATGGCTCATATATCAGTACAGATTATACTATCAGAGATCTCACACACATTTACCTGGAGCAGCAACCATGGGGTGAGTTAGGTATAGACATTTGCCTCGGTCTACCTATGGATTCCGTAGCTACCCCTGAAATGTATATGTTTTTGCCTGACTATATTGAGCAAGGTTTTAACCATGCCTCCATAATGAAAAATGGCAGGCTGGAGCCTTTGGTAAAAAAGACCATTGTTACTAATAAAGCCCAGCCACAGGAGGATCAGGCAAGCACTATAACTCCATTAATTGTCTTTGGCTTATTATTATTAGCTGGCATAATCATATCCGTCATAGGCTATCGCAAAGACAAAGGCTATTTCTTGTTTGATGTTATTCTATTTTCTGTCATTGGCCTGGTAGGGTGGTTACTACTTATATTATGGGTGGCAACTGATCATCATGCGGCTGCCAGAAATTTCAACTTGCTATGGGCTATTCCATTGCATTTCCCATTAGCCCTGTTTTTACTAAAGAAAAATATTCCTGATTTTCTGAGAATCTATTTTCAAGCCTCCTGCTTAGTAAACCTTGTATTACTAATTACCTGGGCCTTTTTACCTCAGAATATTCATTATTCTTTAATACCATTAATAATCTTGTTATTAGGCAGGTCTTATTATATTCAGCGGTACTTATCCTTTGAGCGAGACGAGGATGAGTCTGTTTAA
- a CDS encoding SPASM domain-containing protein: MNSNVTDGLNFLSKFSFKRAWNAGRVVRSYIVSRWLGGSSIKGMPISISIEPTTSCNLRCPECPSGLRSFTRPTGMLPNDLFKKVIDELQDTLVYLLFYFQGEPYLHKSFLDLVKYASDRKIYTATSTNAHYLNDEMARKTVESGLDRLIVSIDGTTQETYQSYRVGGRLHKVIEGTKNIVRWKKELNSKTPHVIFQFLVVRPNEHQIEDVKKMAADLGVDEVGFKTAQIYDYENGSDLIPTIDKYSRYKNNGDGTYSIKNKLLDHCWKMWHSSVITWDGKVIPCCFDKDAHYRMGDLQQFSFKEVWEGDTYRKFRQAIVKSRSKIEMCQNCTEGTKVWA; the protein is encoded by the coding sequence GTGAATTCGAATGTAACAGATGGTCTGAATTTTCTCTCTAAATTTAGTTTTAAGAGAGCATGGAATGCAGGAAGGGTGGTGCGGAGCTACATTGTTTCTCGCTGGCTGGGAGGTTCATCTATAAAAGGAATGCCTATAAGCATTTCAATAGAACCTACTACCTCGTGTAATCTTCGGTGCCCGGAGTGCCCTAGTGGTTTACGGTCATTTACCAGGCCTACCGGTATGTTACCCAATGATTTATTTAAAAAAGTAATTGATGAACTGCAAGACACACTGGTTTATCTGCTTTTTTACTTTCAAGGGGAGCCCTATCTGCATAAGAGCTTTTTAGACCTGGTCAAATATGCATCTGATAGAAAAATTTATACTGCTACCTCTACTAATGCCCATTATCTTAATGATGAAATGGCTAGAAAGACCGTAGAGTCAGGGCTGGATCGGCTTATTGTTTCAATAGATGGAACTACTCAGGAGACCTATCAATCTTATAGGGTAGGCGGAAGATTACATAAAGTGATAGAAGGTACAAAAAATATTGTGCGCTGGAAGAAGGAGTTAAATTCTAAAACGCCACATGTTATTTTTCAATTTTTGGTAGTCAGGCCTAATGAGCATCAGATAGAAGATGTGAAAAAAATGGCGGCTGATCTGGGCGTGGATGAGGTAGGCTTTAAAACTGCACAAATTTATGACTATGAAAATGGCTCAGATCTTATACCCACTATAGATAAGTATTCCCGTTATAAGAACAATGGAGATGGCACTTACTCTATAAAAAATAAATTATTGGATCATTGTTGGAAGATGTGGCACAGTAGTGTTATCACGTGGGACGGAAAAGTGATTCCTTGTTGTTTTGATAAGGATGCACATTACCGAATGGGGGATTTACAGCAGTTTTCATTTAAAGAAGTGTGGGAAGGGGATACCTATCGAAAATTCAGACAGGCCATTGTTAAATCAAGAAGTAAGATTGAAATGTGTCAAAACTGTACAGAAGGCACTAAAGTTTGGGCCTGA
- a CDS encoding O-acetylhomoserine aminocarboxypropyltransferase/cysteine synthase family protein has protein sequence MSQSYNFETLQLHAGYEDVEASTRSRAVPIYQTSSYTFKDSEHGANLFALKEFGNIYTRIMNPTNDVFEKRIAALEGGVAAVSVGSGQAAQFIALTNFLQAGDSFVSTPFLYGGTYNQFKVAFKRIGIEAKFAKSDKPADFEALIDENTKAIYLETIGNPGFNIPDFDAIAEVAKKHDIPLVVDNTFGAGGYLFRPLEHGAHVVVSSATKWIGGHGNSIGGVIIDGGNYNWGNGKFPQFSEPSEGYHGLNFWETFGDNNPLGLPNISFAIRARVEGLRDFGPALSPFNSFLLIQGLETLSLRVDRTVENALALAQWLEQHEHVASVNYPGLESSSYHDLAKKYLKRGFGGVFTFELKGGKENAIKFVNSLKLISHLANVGDAKTLIIQPSATTHQQLSEEAQLASGVLPNQLRLSAGIEHIEDLKADLENAFNAVY, from the coding sequence ATGTCACAATCATATAATTTCGAAACATTACAGCTTCATGCTGGGTATGAAGATGTAGAAGCCTCAACAAGATCAAGAGCTGTACCTATTTACCAAACTTCATCATACACTTTTAAAGACTCTGAGCATGGAGCTAACTTGTTTGCTCTTAAGGAGTTTGGTAATATTTATACTCGCATAATGAACCCTACTAATGACGTTTTCGAGAAACGCATTGCAGCATTAGAAGGTGGGGTAGCAGCTGTATCAGTAGGTAGTGGGCAAGCGGCTCAGTTTATAGCATTAACTAACTTCCTGCAGGCAGGAGATAGTTTTGTTTCTACTCCATTTTTATATGGAGGTACTTACAATCAATTTAAAGTAGCTTTCAAAAGAATAGGCATAGAAGCCAAATTTGCAAAGAGTGATAAACCAGCAGATTTTGAAGCTCTTATAGATGAAAACACTAAAGCTATTTATCTGGAAACTATTGGTAATCCTGGATTTAACATTCCTGATTTTGATGCCATAGCAGAAGTAGCTAAAAAACACGATATTCCTTTAGTAGTTGATAATACATTTGGGGCTGGAGGTTATTTATTTAGGCCTTTAGAACACGGTGCCCATGTAGTAGTTTCTTCTGCCACCAAATGGATAGGCGGACATGGAAACTCTATTGGAGGGGTGATTATAGATGGAGGAAATTACAATTGGGGTAATGGTAAATTCCCTCAGTTTTCTGAGCCATCAGAAGGCTACCATGGTCTCAACTTCTGGGAAACATTTGGCGATAACAACCCATTAGGTTTACCCAATATCTCCTTCGCCATTAGAGCAAGAGTAGAAGGACTAAGAGATTTTGGCCCTGCATTAAGTCCTTTTAACTCATTCTTACTAATTCAAGGGTTAGAAACTCTTTCATTAAGAGTAGACCGAACTGTAGAAAACGCACTAGCTCTGGCGCAGTGGTTAGAACAGCATGAACATGTGGCCTCAGTAAATTACCCAGGCTTAGAGAGTAGTTCTTACCATGACTTAGCTAAAAAATATCTAAAAAGAGGATTTGGAGGTGTGTTTACCTTTGAACTAAAAGGAGGTAAAGAAAACGCAATAAAATTTGTGAATAGCCTTAAGCTTATTAGCCACCTGGCCAATGTTGGAGATGCTAAAACACTCATCATTCAGCCATCGGCTACCACACACCAACAGCTCAGTGAAGAAGCACAACTTGCATCCGGAGTTCTGCCTAATCAACTCAGATTATCGGCAGGAATAGAACATATTGAAGATTTAAAAGCTGATTTAGAAAATGCCTTTAACGCAGTCTATTGA
- a CDS encoding helix-turn-helix transcriptional regulator encodes MNRIDRLSAILIQLQSKKVVKAQMIADRFDISLRTVYRDIRALEEAGIPIGAEAGVGYFLMEGYHLPPVSFTKEEAGAIVIASKLAERHADQSIQHHFENALFKIKAILKIQEKEYLDNLERNIKVLTLPNQPSRNNTFPDNFISDINTALAQHKVVGFEYFSTYNQSFTHRDVEPVNLCFYSNHWHLIAYCRLRKAMRDFRTDRITKLQINEEHYTPHNSSDYQDYLNHLILGSDLRKVVVRMDKRVALNLNDQKYYMGLIEEIDRDDEMEMVFMISHLEYFGRWLLSLGTRVRPTEPTELLETMKGLTAEMLQHYHNQPPDNNN; translated from the coding sequence ATGAATCGCATTGACAGGCTATCGGCTATTTTAATTCAACTGCAAAGCAAGAAAGTAGTAAAAGCTCAAATGATTGCCGATCGGTTCGACATAAGTTTACGTACGGTATACCGTGACATCAGAGCACTTGAGGAAGCTGGCATACCAATAGGGGCTGAAGCTGGTGTAGGCTATTTTCTTATGGAGGGATATCACTTGCCTCCGGTTTCATTTACTAAAGAAGAAGCCGGCGCTATAGTAATAGCTTCTAAGTTGGCAGAAAGGCATGCTGACCAATCTATCCAGCACCATTTCGAAAATGCTCTTTTTAAAATAAAAGCCATCCTTAAAATACAAGAAAAGGAATATCTTGATAATCTGGAGCGCAATATAAAAGTCTTAACCCTGCCTAATCAACCTTCAAGAAATAATACCTTTCCGGATAATTTTATCTCAGACATAAACACCGCCCTGGCTCAACATAAGGTGGTAGGCTTTGAATATTTTTCCACCTATAACCAAAGCTTCACTCATAGAGACGTAGAGCCTGTTAATCTTTGTTTTTATAGTAACCACTGGCACCTTATCGCTTATTGCAGGCTTAGAAAGGCCATGCGAGATTTTCGTACAGACCGAATTACCAAGCTGCAGATTAATGAAGAGCATTACACTCCACATAATAGCTCTGATTATCAGGATTATCTAAACCACCTCATTTTGGGCTCTGACTTAAGAAAAGTAGTGGTTAGAATGGATAAAAGAGTGGCTCTAAACCTGAACGATCAAAAGTATTACATGGGCCTAATAGAGGAAATAGACCGTGACGATGAAATGGAAATGGTCTTTATGATCTCGCACCTGGAATATTTTGGCCGTTGGCTCTTATCTCTAGGCACCCGGGTAAGGCCTACAGAACCAACTGAACTTCTAGAAACGATGAAAGGTCTTACTGCAGAAATGCTTCAGCACTACCATAACCAACCTCCCGACAACAATAACTAG
- a CDS encoding peptidylprolyl isomerase translates to MALINTLRNKMGKVVVFLISFAIVAFILADFASNQSGLFGNDNQIGEIAGENVDLKEFQSLVQQREAEYSIQYNRQPSDRDRPLLRNQAWQLLINKYAFQKQYDEVGSEVTSDEVWDMIQGKNQDPNVANFFTNPETGEFDRQLFLNFYQNIDQQPAMYQNYWAILKQNLRPGRERVKFENLIIKTNYITDAEAEMEYHAQNDVAEIKYLYVPYYAISDSAVNVSDSDLQDYYNKNKEKYKSEHTRSLKYVTFPIVPSAEDSAFVKEDMLKLKEEFKASKNDSLFAGTSTDGDTFFGSYHSGILPQELQANEGNLTIGDVRGPYLTNDGYVLYKVSDVYQDTVSYAKASHILIKGDDDEAKQKAQDLLNELKGGANFATLARENSEDGSASRGGDLGWFESGRMVPEFEEAVFSANEAGLINHLVKTKYGYHIIKVDEAKTNQAYKIARIDRSVIASDDTRNAAFSKADIFANEVSDLSSFDASAEEKGLRVTPANQLGPNDSRIGVLGEAREIVQWLFRDASKGDVSKVFELDEDYVVAVMTAETEEGYKDLADVKTEITAEVKKQKKGDQIIQKLSGLSGNLDEKASSFGEDANVYSTSNLKLSSNSIPNVGFDPVAVGKAFALNNGETSEPLKVENGVLIVTMQNKTVAPEIADYSSYKAQIEQRNQSRTAFNIGEAIKEDADIEDYRYKFY, encoded by the coding sequence ATGGCATTAATCAACACTCTGAGAAACAAAATGGGGAAGGTAGTGGTATTTCTAATATCCTTCGCTATCGTAGCCTTTATCCTGGCAGACTTTGCTAGCAACCAATCAGGTCTCTTTGGAAACGATAATCAAATCGGCGAAATCGCTGGGGAGAATGTCGACCTCAAGGAATTCCAAAGTCTGGTGCAGCAGCGCGAAGCCGAATACTCTATTCAATATAATCGCCAGCCATCAGATCGTGATCGTCCTCTTTTAAGAAATCAGGCATGGCAACTTCTCATCAATAAATATGCTTTCCAAAAGCAGTATGATGAAGTAGGCTCTGAAGTAACCAGCGACGAAGTTTGGGATATGATCCAAGGTAAAAACCAGGACCCTAACGTAGCTAACTTCTTCACTAATCCTGAAACAGGAGAATTTGACAGACAGTTGTTCCTTAACTTCTACCAAAATATAGATCAGCAACCAGCTATGTATCAAAATTACTGGGCTATCTTAAAACAAAACCTAAGACCAGGTAGAGAAAGGGTTAAGTTTGAAAACCTGATCATAAAAACTAACTACATTACAGATGCTGAAGCCGAAATGGAGTATCATGCGCAAAATGATGTAGCTGAAATAAAATATTTATACGTTCCTTACTATGCAATTAGTGATTCTGCTGTGAATGTTTCTGATAGTGATCTGCAAGATTACTATAACAAGAACAAGGAGAAATATAAATCAGAGCACACCAGAAGCTTAAAATACGTAACATTCCCTATTGTGCCCTCTGCAGAAGATTCTGCCTTCGTAAAAGAAGATATGCTGAAATTAAAAGAAGAATTTAAAGCCAGCAAAAACGATTCTCTTTTTGCAGGCACCAGCACTGATGGAGATACTTTCTTTGGATCTTACCACTCAGGAATTTTACCTCAGGAACTTCAGGCTAACGAAGGAAACCTAACTATAGGAGATGTAAGAGGACCATACCTTACTAACGATGGTTATGTTCTTTACAAAGTATCTGATGTTTATCAAGATACTGTATCATATGCCAAGGCTAGCCACATACTTATAAAAGGAGATGATGACGAAGCCAAGCAAAAGGCACAAGACTTATTAAACGAACTTAAAGGAGGTGCTAACTTCGCTACTCTAGCCAGAGAAAACAGTGAAGATGGCAGTGCCAGCAGAGGTGGAGACCTAGGATGGTTCGAATCAGGAAGAATGGTACCAGAGTTTGAAGAAGCTGTTTTCTCTGCAAATGAAGCAGGACTGATAAATCACTTAGTGAAAACTAAATATGGTTACCATATCATTAAAGTAGATGAAGCTAAAACCAACCAGGCTTACAAAATCGCAAGAATTGACAGAAGTGTAATCGCTAGTGATGACACCAGAAATGCTGCCTTCAGTAAAGCTGATATTTTTGCGAATGAAGTTTCTGACCTTAGTTCATTTGATGCTTCTGCAGAAGAAAAAGGATTAAGAGTTACACCTGCTAACCAACTAGGGCCAAATGATAGCCGCATAGGAGTACTTGGCGAAGCAAGAGAAATAGTGCAATGGTTGTTTAGAGATGCTTCTAAAGGAGATGTATCTAAAGTTTTTGAACTAGATGAAGACTACGTAGTAGCTGTAATGACAGCAGAAACAGAAGAAGGTTATAAAGATCTTGCTGATGTAAAAACTGAAATCACTGCTGAAGTGAAAAAGCAGAAAAAAGGAGATCAGATCATCCAAAAGCTAAGCGGTCTTTCTGGTAACTTAGATGAAAAAGCTTCTTCTTTCGGAGAAGATGCTAATGTTTATTCAACAAGTAACCTTAAACTTAGCTCTAACTCAATCCCTAACGTAGGTTTTGATCCTGTAGCGGTAGGTAAAGCATTTGCTCTGAATAACGGAGAAACATCAGAACCACTTAAGGTTGAAAATGGAGTGTTAATAGTTACAATGCAAAACAAAACTGTTGCACCAGAAATTGCTGATTACTCTTCATATAAAGCCCAAATAGAGCAGCGTAATCAAAGTAGAACCGCCTTCAACATAGGTGAGGCTATTAAAGAAGATGCTGACATAGAAGATTATAGATATAAGTTCTATTAA
- the rsmI gene encoding 16S rRNA (cytidine(1402)-2'-O)-methyltransferase, whose protein sequence is MKENTTQLYLVPTPIGNLDDFTFRAVKILNSVDVILAEDTRTSGKLLKHYDISKPLQSYHIFNEHKTVDQLVKRLNNGEVMALITDAGTPSISDPGFLLVRECLKAEIELECLPGATAFVPALVKSGLPSDKFVFEGFLPHKKGRKTRLEFLATESRTIILYESPHRLLKTLDQLAEHMGEERQASVSRELTKLHEETANGSLAELKTHFSQKPVKGEIVIIIDGKP, encoded by the coding sequence GTGAAAGAAAATACTACGCAATTATACCTTGTACCCACTCCTATCGGCAATCTGGATGATTTCACTTTCAGAGCAGTAAAAATACTCAATTCAGTAGATGTAATCTTGGCCGAAGACACTCGTACTTCAGGTAAATTGCTAAAGCACTACGATATCTCTAAACCGTTACAGAGTTATCATATTTTCAATGAACACAAAACGGTAGATCAGTTAGTAAAGAGACTTAATAATGGAGAGGTAATGGCACTCATAACAGATGCCGGCACCCCTTCTATTTCAGACCCTGGCTTTTTATTAGTTCGGGAGTGCCTTAAAGCAGAGATAGAACTGGAATGTCTGCCAGGTGCTACTGCTTTTGTACCTGCTTTAGTAAAATCAGGCCTTCCTTCTGATAAGTTTGTTTTCGAAGGCTTTTTACCACACAAAAAAGGCAGGAAAACCAGACTAGAATTTCTGGCAACCGAATCTAGAACCATTATTCTTTATGAATCTCCTCACCGTTTATTAAAAACGCTGGACCAACTGGCTGAACACATGGGGGAAGAGAGGCAAGCTTCAGTATCAAGAGAGCTCACTAAGCTCCATGAGGAAACTGCCAATGGCAGCTTAGCAGAATTAAAAACGCATTTTTCTCAAAAACCTGTAAAAGGTGAAATAGTGATTATTATAGATGGAAAACCCTAA
- a CDS encoding DUF4197 domain-containing protein, whose product MIKKLGFFSLSVVLLFTISSCEDLDDALGTNLSESEIVAGLKEALVVGTDTSTSILGATNGYLEDAAVKILLPEEAQPILDNMEKLGITSLIQPIIDQTVTSMNRAAEESAALDSTKTIFKDAITTMSIADGYTILTGSDSAATVYLKGRTYSRLLTNFSGIISPVLNKNLISGVDLSTEELYTKLINTYNDGVSIYNLAYTFNPDKQLDKITSNSLAEHATGKALDGLFLKVSEEEKAIREDPIARVTSLLERVFGSVD is encoded by the coding sequence ATGATAAAAAAACTTGGCTTTTTTAGTTTGTCTGTGGTTTTGCTTTTTACTATTTCTTCATGCGAAGATTTGGACGATGCATTAGGAACCAACTTAAGTGAAAGTGAAATAGTAGCGGGCCTTAAAGAGGCCTTAGTAGTGGGTACTGATACCTCTACTTCTATTTTAGGGGCTACAAATGGTTACTTAGAAGATGCCGCTGTTAAAATATTATTACCTGAAGAGGCTCAGCCTATTTTAGATAATATGGAGAAGTTAGGGATCACTTCGCTTATTCAGCCAATAATAGATCAGACTGTTACCAGTATGAACCGTGCTGCTGAGGAGTCAGCTGCTCTTGACTCTACAAAAACTATTTTTAAAGATGCTATTACCACTATGAGTATTGCAGATGGCTATACCATACTTACTGGTTCTGATTCTGCAGCTACAGTTTATTTGAAGGGCAGAACGTACTCTCGTCTGCTTACTAATTTTAGTGGAATTATTTCGCCTGTATTAAATAAGAACTTAATTAGTGGCGTAGACCTATCTACCGAAGAGTTATACACTAAGCTGATAAACACCTATAACGATGGTGTAAGCATATATAACCTGGCCTATACTTTTAATCCTGATAAACAATTGGATAAGATTACTTCTAATAGTTTAGCCGAGCATGCTACTGGTAAAGCTTTGGATGGTTTATTTTTGAAAGTTTCTGAAGAAGAGAAGGCTATCAGAGAAGATCCTATTGCTCGTGTTACTTCCCTTTTAGAAAGAGTGTTTGGAAGTGTAGATTAA
- a CDS encoding 4a-hydroxytetrahydrobiopterin dehydratase: MWKEEDNKLKKTFEFKDFKEAFGFMTQVAIVAEKMNHHPNWSNIYNTVSFELNTHDAGDKVTQKDHDLAEEIDKLA, encoded by the coding sequence ATGTGGAAAGAAGAAGATAATAAGCTAAAAAAGACCTTTGAATTTAAAGATTTTAAAGAGGCTTTTGGTTTTATGACCCAGGTGGCAATAGTAGCAGAGAAAATGAATCATCATCCAAACTGGTCTAATATCTATAATACTGTTAGCTTTGAGCTAAATACACATGATGCCGGGGATAAGGTAACGCAAAAAGACCACGACCTGGCTGAAGAAATTGATAAACTAGCTTAA
- a CDS encoding class I SAM-dependent methyltransferase yields the protein MSVNMYVSIRFLICALPLVIYACQPQDKKEAVQQVIIADSSDEDEGHPFESLVQNYEAPDRGNWQNPQMVLNKLLPLKGKTIADIGAGTGYFTFRMADQGAEVIAVDIDERFLSYIDEHKAELPREQRSRISTRISAENDPLLEAGEVDGALVVNTYYFLGDRTNYLKKILNAITTNGTILIVDYKQGDLPVGPQEINKVSPAEVANELKAAGFTDIKNDNESLPYQYMITATKP from the coding sequence TTGTCTGTTAATATGTATGTGAGTATACGGTTTTTGATCTGCGCATTACCCTTGGTTATTTATGCCTGTCAGCCACAGGATAAAAAGGAAGCAGTACAGCAAGTGATTATAGCAGATTCATCAGATGAAGATGAAGGACATCCGTTTGAAAGTCTGGTGCAAAATTATGAAGCCCCAGATAGGGGTAATTGGCAAAACCCTCAAATGGTTCTCAATAAATTACTCCCTTTAAAAGGAAAAACCATTGCTGACATAGGTGCAGGAACTGGGTACTTCACTTTTAGAATGGCAGATCAAGGTGCTGAAGTAATTGCTGTAGACATTGATGAGCGTTTCCTTAGTTATATTGATGAGCATAAAGCAGAATTACCCAGAGAACAAAGATCAAGAATCAGCACTCGTATTTCGGCTGAGAATGACCCATTACTTGAGGCCGGTGAAGTAGACGGCGCATTGGTGGTGAATACTTATTATTTTCTTGGTGATAGAACAAATTACCTGAAGAAAATTTTAAATGCCATTACTACTAATGGAACCATTCTGATTGTAGACTATAAACAGGGCGATTTACCTGTTGGTCCGCAAGAAATAAATAAAGTTAGCCCAGCCGAAGTAGCTAATGAACTGAAAGCGGCAGGTTTTACAGATATAAAAAATGATAATGAAAGCCTGCCCTATCAATATATGATTACAGCAACTAAACCTTAA
- a CDS encoding DUF493 family protein → MQEGTIELFKDKLDKEYEFPALYIFKFIAPKGKEAELKGLFTKHEIKEKASSNGNYISITVEMMMPSSDSIIEYYIKANQIEGIIAL, encoded by the coding sequence ATGCAAGAAGGAACAATAGAGTTATTTAAAGACAAGCTAGATAAAGAATACGAATTCCCTGCACTATATATATTCAAGTTTATAGCTCCTAAAGGCAAGGAAGCCGAACTAAAAGGGCTTTTTACTAAGCATGAAATTAAAGAAAAGGCCTCTAGCAACGGAAATTATATAAGCATTACCGTAGAAATGATGATGCCCTCCAGCGACAGCATCATAGAGTATTACATTAAAGCTAACCAAATAGAAGGAATTATAGCGCTGTAA